A genome region from Phaeobacter sp. A36a-5a includes the following:
- the secE gene encoding preprotein translocase subunit SecE, with amino-acid sequence MATTNPVQFIQQVRAEVSKVVWPTRREVLLTTVMVFVMAALTAVFFAIVDILIRFGLEGILGMFG; translated from the coding sequence ATGGCCACCACAAACCCCGTCCAGTTCATCCAGCAGGTTCGCGCCGAAGTTTCCAAGGTCGTCTGGCCGACCCGCCGTGAGGTGCTGCTGACCACCGTGATGGTGTTTGTCATGGCGGCGTTGACGGCCGTGTTCTTTGCCATCGTGGATATCCTGATCCGCTTTGGGCTTGAGGGCATTCTGGGCATGTTCGGCTAA
- the nusG gene encoding transcription termination/antitermination protein NusG — protein MAKRWYSVSVLSNFEKKIAEQIRTSVAEQGLEDEIDEVLVPTEEVIEIRRGKKVSTERRFMPGYVLVHMEMSDRGYHLISSINRVTGFLGPQGRPMPMRDAEVQGILGRVQEGEEAPRTLISFEVGEKVKVNDGPFEDFDGMVEGVDDDNQKLKVTVSIFGRETPVELDFTQVTKQG, from the coding sequence ATGGCGAAACGGTGGTATTCGGTCAGCGTTCTTTCGAACTTCGAAAAGAAAATCGCAGAGCAGATCCGCACGTCGGTCGCAGAGCAGGGTCTGGAAGACGAAATCGACGAAGTTCTGGTCCCCACCGAAGAGGTGATCGAAATTCGTCGCGGCAAGAAAGTCTCGACAGAGCGTCGCTTCATGCCCGGCTACGTGCTGGTGCATATGGAAATGTCCGACCGCGGCTATCACCTGATTTCCTCGATCAACCGCGTCACCGGTTTCCTCGGCCCGCAGGGCCGTCCGATGCCGATGCGCGATGCCGAAGTGCAGGGCATCCTGGGCCGCGTTCAGGAAGGCGAAGAAGCGCCGCGCACGCTCATCTCCTTTGAAGTGGGCGAAAAGGTCAAGGTCAACGACGGACCGTTCGAAGATTTCGACGGCATGGTCGAAGGCGTCGACGACGACAATCAGAAACTCAAGGTCACCGTGTCGATCTTCGGCCGCGAGACCCCGGTGGAGCTGGACTTCACTCAGGTGACCAAGCAGGGGTAA
- a CDS encoding DUF6525 family protein encodes MSGNLGRTSLKRSQKRSNPMQDYDQLPPDLRRWISSAALPWSAISVERTFRKALSRTGDRARALHELSRIEHKLTVKDAQKIWGAEHPNARR; translated from the coding sequence ATGTCTGGAAATCTTGGTCGCACCAGCCTGAAGCGCTCGCAGAAGCGAAGCAATCCGATGCAGGACTACGACCAACTTCCCCCAGACCTGCGTAGATGGATTTCTTCTGCCGCTTTGCCGTGGAGTGCGATCTCCGTTGAACGGACCTTCAGAAAGGCTTTGTCTCGAACTGGTGACAGGGCCCGTGCGTTGCATGAGCTAAGTCGGATTGAACACAAGCTGACGGTAAAGGATGCGCAGAAGATATGGGGCGCCGAGCATCCAAATGCCCGAAGATAG
- a CDS encoding O-linked N-acetylglucosamine transferase, SPINDLY family protein, with product MTLAQNDQQATSLSQTTPAGAATQREAQATPPLTMQISSKLSGRSRRLPPQDNAKLDPEHQEQLTALFQHGHFQQAATRCAELLNSHRRSAFLWELLGRCHLAQTALDEAATCLNKACELNPTSATTFAAMGDVYRRQNRPVDAIALYKKALILDSTCLPALNNLGNTLLEQDRIIEADQCFATAIDQAPDNAQLLYNRANIQRQLGNMGIARDLYGQAARFAPNFLEARYNLAQLTGMIGQQSEAIRHLDQILLARPNDDRARAQKLRLMAELCDWRWLDEYQEHRRHLGLRGSACAPQAQIALEDNPDLLRIRMQAHASSRPQSDPAPQRPRAETRPQRLRVGYFVSSAQDLDALRLLDSLLARHNQSRFALYVYAASAPRADLVGVHHRDIRGLSATTIKTQAVADQLDIAIELTSYTHEADATVFSARIAPVQIAMPGFPGTMGTPAYDYILGDAVTCPPGSERYFEEHVIRMPHSYQSVTALQDLSGHQFSRRDCGLPDDAFVFCSITASHALTPREFDIWMRLLARVEGSVLWLPDYPEEAQAALRQAASDRRVDPDRVIFAAASTGEERMARSMVADLFLDSFTLNAGPAARDALAAGLPVLTMAGRQFAARTTASLLAAADIEDLLTTTPQAYEARALELAEDRDQLLALRSKLRLMQTKAPLFDTTRYMRDLERGLDMVFARHSDALLPQHVTVPAEDVVPAKPTDSYSAAQTAGTPIHAA from the coding sequence ATGACCCTCGCACAGAACGATCAGCAGGCGACCAGCCTGAGCCAAACCACCCCGGCAGGGGCTGCCACCCAGCGCGAAGCGCAGGCAACCCCGCCGCTGACAATGCAGATTTCCAGCAAGCTCTCTGGCCGTAGTCGGCGGCTGCCACCGCAAGACAATGCGAAGCTGGACCCCGAACATCAGGAGCAACTGACCGCGCTGTTTCAGCATGGACATTTCCAGCAGGCCGCAACCCGTTGCGCAGAGCTGCTGAACAGCCATCGGAGATCAGCATTTCTGTGGGAACTGCTGGGCCGCTGCCATCTTGCGCAGACCGCCCTCGATGAAGCGGCGACCTGCCTGAACAAAGCCTGCGAGCTGAACCCGACCTCCGCCACGACCTTTGCCGCGATGGGTGATGTCTACCGGCGCCAGAACCGGCCAGTGGATGCGATTGCCCTGTATAAAAAGGCTCTGATACTGGATTCGACCTGCCTGCCCGCGCTCAACAATCTGGGCAACACGCTGCTGGAGCAGGATCGCATCATCGAGGCCGATCAGTGTTTCGCCACCGCGATTGATCAAGCGCCTGACAACGCGCAACTGCTTTACAACCGTGCCAATATCCAGCGTCAGCTGGGGAACATGGGGATCGCCCGCGATCTCTATGGTCAGGCCGCGCGCTTTGCCCCGAACTTCCTGGAAGCGCGGTACAACCTTGCCCAGCTCACCGGTATGATCGGCCAGCAGAGCGAGGCGATCCGTCATCTGGACCAGATTCTGCTGGCCCGCCCCAATGACGATCGCGCCCGCGCCCAGAAACTGCGCCTGATGGCGGAGCTGTGCGATTGGCGCTGGCTGGACGAATATCAGGAGCACCGTCGGCACCTTGGGCTGCGTGGGTCCGCCTGCGCCCCGCAAGCGCAGATCGCGCTTGAGGACAATCCAGACCTACTGCGCATCCGGATGCAGGCCCATGCCAGCTCCCGCCCGCAATCTGACCCGGCGCCGCAACGGCCGAGGGCCGAGACACGCCCACAGCGGCTGCGTGTCGGCTATTTCGTCAGCTCGGCCCAGGATCTCGATGCGCTGCGACTGCTCGACAGCCTGCTGGCCCGCCACAATCAGAGCCGATTCGCGCTTTACGTCTATGCGGCCAGCGCACCGCGCGCGGATCTGGTCGGCGTCCACCACCGCGATATCCGCGGACTGTCCGCAACCACCATCAAGACACAGGCCGTCGCGGATCAGCTGGATATCGCAATTGAACTGACCAGCTATACCCACGAAGCCGACGCAACCGTGTTTTCGGCCCGGATCGCGCCGGTACAGATTGCCATGCCCGGTTTTCCGGGCACCATGGGCACTCCGGCGTATGACTATATCCTCGGCGATGCGGTTACCTGCCCGCCCGGCAGCGAGCGCTATTTCGAGGAACACGTGATCCGCATGCCGCACAGCTATCAGAGTGTTACAGCTCTGCAGGACCTCTCCGGCCACCAGTTCAGCCGACGCGACTGCGGCCTGCCCGATGATGCCTTCGTCTTCTGCAGCATTACCGCTAGCCATGCGCTAACCCCACGTGAATTTGATATCTGGATGCGCCTGCTGGCCCGTGTGGAGGGCAGCGTTCTGTGGCTCCCGGACTACCCAGAAGAGGCACAGGCTGCACTGCGACAGGCCGCAAGCGACCGCCGTGTCGACCCGGATCGCGTGATCTTTGCCGCCGCCAGCACCGGCGAGGAGCGTATGGCGCGCAGCATGGTCGCAGATCTGTTCCTGGACAGCTTCACCCTCAATGCCGGTCCGGCAGCGCGCGACGCACTGGCTGCCGGGCTACCGGTGCTGACAATGGCGGGGCGCCAGTTCGCTGCCCGCACCACCGCAAGCCTGCTGGCCGCTGCCGACATTGAAGACCTGCTGACCACCACGCCCCAGGCCTATGAGGCACGGGCGCTGGAACTGGCCGAGGACCGGGATCAGCTGCTGGCACTGCGCAGCAAACTGCGGCTGATGCAGACGAAAGCACCGCTGTTTGATACCACGCGCTACATGCGGGATCTGGAACGCGGGCTGGACATGGTTTTTGCCCGCCATAGCGACGCACTGCTGCCACAGCATGTGACGGTTCCGGCCGAGGATGTGGTGCCTGCAAAACCAACCGACAGTTACAGCGCGGCACAGACCGCAGGCACGCCCATTCACGCCGCCTGA
- a CDS encoding lysophospholipid acyltransferase family protein, producing the protein MSLRKKIADSPKVNRAIEALLAGYVRFAHRTSRWERRGFEEMDACVASGEPVIFVLWHQRLIMAPYLFDTSLGRICALTSAARAGRLAGQILVRLGFETIPMSSHKRHVALSREVLRRTKEGCSIGIAADGPRGPARISSGVPITWARMTGCRVFTVAFAERKVIKLPTWDQQMLPLPFSRGVLLCQEWTDEVPKKPSDEQVETLRLSLQASLDKITDTADRAVGQPPRR; encoded by the coding sequence GTGAGCCTGCGCAAAAAGATCGCCGACAGTCCGAAAGTGAACCGCGCCATCGAGGCCCTGCTGGCGGGATATGTGCGATTCGCCCATCGCACCTCGCGCTGGGAGCGCCGCGGGTTCGAGGAAATGGATGCCTGTGTCGCCTCTGGAGAGCCGGTGATCTTTGTGCTCTGGCACCAGCGACTGATCATGGCCCCCTATCTCTTTGACACCTCTCTGGGCCGGATCTGCGCGCTGACCTCCGCCGCCCGCGCCGGACGGCTGGCGGGACAGATTCTGGTGCGTCTGGGGTTTGAGACCATCCCGATGTCCAGCCACAAACGCCATGTGGCGCTGTCCCGCGAAGTCCTGCGCCGCACCAAGGAGGGGTGTTCTATCGGCATTGCCGCTGACGGACCAAGAGGGCCGGCTCGCATATCCTCGGGCGTACCGATCACTTGGGCGCGGATGACCGGATGCCGTGTGTTCACTGTCGCGTTTGCAGAACGGAAAGTGATTAAGCTGCCAACCTGGGATCAGCAGATGCTGCCTCTGCCGTTCTCACGTGGTGTTCTCCTCTGTCAGGAATGGACGGATGAGGTGCCGAAGAAGCCAAGCGATGAGCAGGTTGAGACGCTGCGGCTGAGCCTGCAGGCTTCGCTGGACAAGATTACGGACACGGCCGACC